The following are encoded together in the Flavihumibacter fluvii genome:
- a CDS encoding LacI family DNA-binding transcriptional regulator: MTHKKLPTIKEIAKQLNISVSTVSRALHDHPSIGLRTKTRVQQLAKELGYEPNQTAIFFKQGKTFTIGVVLPYLMEDFFAGAISGIEEVANANKYNVLIGQSNDSVEREKDIITAMKNQRVDGIIISLSKHTKNLDHFTALEKYDIPVVFFDRVPAANTYNKVAFDMPQGTHQAISFLMEKGHRRIGIINGPKEMKSSKERTDTYMQVLQKKRLKIDLSLVAYCDLTRNGTAEAMETLLSLKQPPTAILAINDYVALDAIQYAKSKKLKNNKDIFFVSYANLPITNYLENPPMASIEQYPKKQGSKAAEILMDLMSSPNPDEIAPQNILIEGELVVHKR; the protein is encoded by the coding sequence ATGACACATAAGAAACTCCCGACTATTAAGGAAATTGCCAAACAACTGAATATCTCTGTTTCTACCGTATCCAGGGCGCTGCATGATCACCCGAGTATTGGTTTACGCACAAAAACAAGGGTTCAGCAATTGGCCAAGGAATTAGGGTATGAACCCAATCAAACTGCTATTTTCTTCAAACAGGGAAAGACTTTTACAATTGGCGTCGTACTACCTTACCTCATGGAAGATTTCTTTGCAGGGGCGATCAGTGGCATTGAGGAAGTAGCCAACGCCAATAAATACAATGTGCTGATCGGCCAATCCAACGACAGTGTAGAAAGGGAAAAAGATATCATCACCGCAATGAAGAACCAGCGTGTAGATGGAATTATCATTTCCCTTTCAAAGCATACCAAAAATCTTGATCACTTTACGGCCCTTGAGAAATATGATATACCGGTTGTATTTTTTGATCGCGTCCCGGCTGCGAATACTTACAATAAAGTGGCTTTTGATATGCCACAGGGAACGCACCAGGCCATATCTTTCCTGATGGAAAAAGGGCACCGCAGGATCGGTATAATCAACGGGCCAAAAGAGATGAAATCCTCTAAGGAAAGGACTGATACATACATGCAGGTGTTACAGAAAAAAAGGCTGAAGATCGACCTTTCCCTGGTAGCCTATTGTGACCTTACCCGAAATGGAACTGCCGAAGCCATGGAGACCCTCCTCAGCCTTAAGCAGCCACCCACGGCTATCCTGGCCATTAATGATTATGTTGCCTTAGACGCCATTCAATATGCCAAATCAAAGAAACTGAAGAATAATAAGGATATCTTTTTTGTGAGTTATGCCAATCTTCCCATTACCAACTACCTGGAAAACCCGCCAATGGCATCCATTGAGCAATACCCCAAAAAGCAAGGCAGTAAGGCTGCAGAAATTTTAATGGACCTGATGAGTAGTCCAAATCCCGATGAAATAGCCCCACAGAATATCCTGATCGAGGGGGAACTTGTTGTACACAAACGTTGA